A region from the Cannabis sativa cultivar Pink pepper isolate KNU-18-1 chromosome 9, ASM2916894v1, whole genome shotgun sequence genome encodes:
- the LOC115723787 gene encoding leucine-rich repeat extensin-like protein 6: MKNSHFTLAIFVIFSIIIFSKPSHQQSNWPPNEKIINAFGVLQIWKAQITSDPNKLTDDWWGFDVCSYTGVYCAPTPNDPLNTTTVAGIDLNHGNIEGPLPEQLGELTDLALFHINSNRFYGSIPKSFSNLKLLYELDVSNNRLSGKFPTVVLSIPSLRYLDMRFNFFDGNIPSRLFDLKLDALFINNNKFTSNLPQNIGKSPVSVIVLANNNLNSCFPLSLAQMKNTLTELIITNSGLKGCLPTDIGMFEKLTVFDVSYNQLVGSLPESMGKLKNLEQLDVAHNKLSGHIPPSICALPKLENFTYSGNFFSSEPGTCLKLPSKGDGGNCLPSRPSQRSREQCAAFNKFPVNCNAAGADCPRGRPASLPPPSPRPRSPLFGSLKLQTPPPPHHY, from the coding sequence atgaagaactcACATTTCACATTAgccatttttgtaattttctccATCATAATTTTCTCCAAACCATCTCACCAACAATCCAACTGGCCGCCAAACGAAAAAATCATTAACGCATTCGGAGTTCTCCAAATCTGGAAAGCTCAAATCACCTCAGACCCAAATAAACTCACCGATGACTGGTGGGGTTTCGATGTGTGCAGCTACACCGGAGTGTACTGTGCACCCACACCAAATGATCCCCTCAACACCACCACAGTGGCCGGTATAGACCTTAACCATGGCAACATTGAAGGCCCATTACCCGAACAGCTCGGTGAGTTAACTGACTTAGCTCTGTTCCACATCAACTCCAATCGTTTCTATGGAAGTATCCCAAAAAGCTTTTCAAATCTCAAACTCCTTTACGAGCTCGATGTAAGTAACAACAGATTGTCTGGGAAATTCCCAACTGTTGTTCTATCCATCCCTTCACTCAGATACTTGGACATGAGATTTAACTTCTTCGATGGCAACATTCCCTCTCGCTTATTCGACTTGAAACTAGATGCTCTGTTTATAAACAACAACAAGTTCACTTCTAATTTGCCCCAAAACATAGGGAAATCCCCTGTTTCGGTTATAGTTTTGGCTAATAACAATCTCAACAGTTGTTTTCCTTTGAGTTTGGCACAAATGAAGAATACCCTTACCGAGTTAATCATCACTAACAGCGGTCTTAAAGGCTGTTTGCCCACAGATATTGGTATGTTCGAAAAACTGACTGTGTTCGACGTTAGCTATAACCAGTTAGTCGGCTCGTTGCCTGAATCGATGGGGAAGTTGAAAAACTTAGAGCAACTGGACGTGGCTCACAACAAGCTTTCTGGGCATATTCCTCCGAGTATTTGTGCCTTGCCCAAATTGGAAAACTTCACCTACTCCGGCAACTTCTTCTCCTCCGAGCCGGGAACTTGCCTGAAGTTGCCCAGTAAAGGTGACGGGGGAAACTGTCTTCCTTCTAGGCCTTCGCAGCGTTCGAGGGAGCAATGTGCTGCTTTCAACAAGTTCCCGGTTAACTGCAACGCCGCTGGAGCTGACTGCCCACGTGGAAGGCCTGCCTCTCTTCCTCCGCCGTCTCCGCGGCCACGATCTCCGCTGTTCGGATCTCTGAAACTGCAAACTCCTCCGCCCCCTCATCATTATTAA
- the LOC115724215 gene encoding leucine-rich repeat extensin-like protein 6, whose amino-acid sequence MKNSYLKLAIFSIFCIIILSKPSHQQANRQYGFPNPKLMKAFEVLQIWKHQIISDPKKITQTWWGHDVCNYTGVYCAPTPNDPHNTTTVAGIDLNHGNIQGTLPEELGELTDLALFHINSNRFYGNIPKSFSYLKVLFEFDISNNNFTGKFPTVVLSLPSLKFLDIRYNSFKGDIPSALFDLKLDALFINNNKFSSNLPQNIGNSPVSVIVMANNNLNSCFPSSLVKMRNTLNELIITNSGLKGCLPSDIGLLDKLTVFDVSSNQLVGSLPDSMGKMKSLEQLDVANNKLSGYIPPSICALPKLENFTYSGNFFCSEPGTCLKLPSKDDRRNCIPYRPLQRSKEECAAFYKYPVDCAAAGANCPRRSPSPPPPSPPPPPVHHY is encoded by the coding sequence atgaagaactcATATTTGAAATTAgccattttttcaattttctgtATTATAATCCTTTCCAAACCATCTCACCAACAAGCCAACAGGCAGTACGGCttcccaaacccaaaactgATGAAAGCATTCGAAGTTCTCCAAATATGGAAACATCAAATCATTTCTGACCCAAAAAAGATCACTCAAACTTGGTGGGGTCATGATGTGTGCAACTACACCGGAGTGTACTGTGCACCCACACCAAACGATCCCCACAACACCACCACAGTGGCCGGTATAGACCTTAACCACGGCAACATTCAAGGCACATTACCCGAAGAGCTTGGTGAGTTAACTGACTTAGCTCTGTTCCACATCAACTCCAATCGCTTCTATGGAAATATCCCTAAAAGCTTTTCATATCTCAAAGTCCTTTTCGAGTTCGATATAAGTAACAACAATTTCACCGGCAAATTCCCAACTGTTGTTCTATCCTTGCCTTCACTCAAATTCTTGGACATAAGATACAACTCATTCAAAGGCGACATTCCCTCTGCCTTATTCGATTTAAAACTCGATGCTCTGTTTATAAACAATAACAAGTTCAGCTCTAATTTGCCCCAAAACATAGGAAACTCCCCAGTTTCGGTCATAGTTATGGCTAATAACAATCTCAACAGTTgttttccttcgagcttagtaaAAATGAGGAATACTCTTAACGAGTTAATCATCACTAACAGTGGTCTCAAGGGCTGTTTGCCCTCAGATATTGGATTGCTCGACAAATTGACTGTCTTCGACGTTAGTTCTAACCAGCTAGTGGGGTCGTTGCCGGACTCGATGGGGAAGATGAAAAGCTTGGAACAACTGGACGTGGCTAACAACAAGCTTTCTGGGTATATTCCACCGAGTATTTGTGCCTTGCCCAAGTTGGAAAATTTCACCTACTCCGGTAACTTCTTCTGCTCGGAGCCGGGAACTTGCCTGAAGTTGCCAAGTAAAGATGACCGGAGAAACTGTATTCCTTATAGGCCTTTACAGCGTTCGAAAGAGGAATGTGCCGCTTTCTATAAATACCCGGTTGATTGCGCCGCCGCAGGCGCTAACTGCCCACGTAGAAGCCCTTCTCCTCCTCCGCCGTCACCACCGCCGCCTCCAGTTCATCATTATTAA